The proteins below are encoded in one region of Aestuariivirga litoralis:
- a CDS encoding lysine--tRNA ligase, which translates to MPVSPALREAALASKAWPFEEARKILKRVEKSGQKQVLFETGYGPSGLPHIGTFGEVARTTMVRKAFSMMSDLPTRLLCFSDDMDGMRKIPDNVPDKSFLEPHLHKPLTRVPNPFGGDYESFGHHNNAMLRRFLDTFGFDYEFASASEYYKSGRFDDMLIHVLEKYDAIMGVMLPTLGEERQATYSPVLPISPISGRVLYVPMKSVDPKAGTVTFTDEDGSDCTLDVRGGKVKLQWKPDFGMRWAALHVDFEMFGKDHQTNAPVYDAICEILGVPAPEHYVYELFLDEKGQKISKSKGNGLTIDEWLTYADPDSLALYMYQKPREAKRLFFDVIPRAVDEYEAFLNAYQKQEGKIADQLMNPVWHIHGGNPPKPEGAGLSFTLLLNLATVANTEDKAVMWAFIKRYKPELDPATHKRLDSLVGYAIRYYQDFVKPAKQYRAATADEATALKDLAAAVASLPEGSSAEDIQQKVYDVGRREPYLTTQKDGSAGVALTWFNMLYQVLLGEEKGPRFGSFAALYGVGNTVKLIQDALAGKLTK; encoded by the coding sequence ATGCCCGTCTCTCCTGCTCTCCGCGAAGCTGCGCTCGCCTCCAAGGCCTGGCCTTTTGAGGAAGCGCGCAAGATTTTAAAGCGCGTGGAGAAGTCGGGCCAGAAACAGGTGCTGTTCGAAACCGGCTATGGCCCTTCGGGCCTGCCGCATATCGGCACATTCGGCGAAGTGGCGCGCACCACCATGGTGCGCAAGGCGTTCTCGATGATGAGCGACCTGCCCACGCGCCTGCTGTGCTTCTCTGACGACATGGACGGGATGCGCAAGATCCCCGACAATGTGCCTGACAAGTCATTCCTTGAGCCGCATCTGCACAAGCCGCTGACCCGCGTGCCCAATCCGTTCGGCGGCGATTATGAAAGCTTCGGCCATCACAACAATGCGATGCTGCGGCGCTTTCTGGATACGTTCGGGTTTGACTATGAGTTCGCTTCGGCGAGTGAATATTACAAGTCCGGCCGCTTCGATGACATGCTGATCCATGTGCTGGAAAAGTATGACGCGATCATGGGCGTGATGCTGCCAACCTTGGGTGAAGAGCGCCAGGCCACATATTCGCCGGTGCTGCCGATCTCACCGATCAGTGGCCGTGTGCTTTACGTGCCGATGAAGAGTGTGGACCCGAAGGCCGGCACTGTGACCTTCACGGATGAAGATGGCAGCGATTGCACGCTGGATGTGCGCGGCGGCAAGGTGAAGCTGCAATGGAAGCCGGATTTCGGCATGCGCTGGGCGGCTTTGCATGTGGATTTCGAAATGTTTGGCAAGGACCATCAGACCAATGCACCGGTCTATGATGCGATCTGCGAAATCCTCGGCGTGCCGGCACCTGAGCATTATGTCTATGAGCTGTTCCTCGACGAAAAGGGCCAGAAGATTTCCAAGTCGAAGGGTAACGGCCTGACGATCGACGAATGGCTGACCTATGCTGATCCGGATTCGCTGGCGCTTTACATGTATCAGAAGCCACGCGAGGCGAAGCGGTTGTTCTTTGACGTGATCCCGCGCGCGGTGGATGAGTATGAGGCGTTCCTGAACGCCTATCAGAAGCAGGAAGGCAAGATTGCCGACCAGTTGATGAACCCGGTCTGGCACATCCATGGCGGCAATCCGCCGAAGCCGGAAGGAGCTGGCCTGTCGTTCACGCTGCTGCTGAATTTGGCCACTGTGGCCAATACGGAAGACAAGGCCGTGATGTGGGCTTTCATCAAGCGCTACAAGCCGGAGCTTGATCCTGCGACGCACAAGCGCCTGGATTCACTGGTGGGCTACGCGATCCGTTACTATCAGGATTTCGTGAAGCCGGCGAAGCAGTACCGTGCTGCGACCGCTGATGAAGCCACCGCGCTGAAGGATCTGGCCGCTGCCGTCGCATCCTTGCCGGAAGGTTCAAGCGCAGAAGACATTCAGCAGAAGGTCTATGACGTAGGCCGCCGTGAGCCTTACCTCACCACGCAAAAGGACGGCTCTGCCGGCGTGGCGCTCACCTGGTTCAACATGCTGTATCAGGTGTTGCTGGGCGAAGAAAAAGGGCCGCGCTTCGGTTCTTTCGCGGCGCTTTATGGTGTGGGCAATACGGTGAAGTTGATCCAGGATGCCCTCGCGGGTAAGCTTACAAAGTAA
- a CDS encoding ABC transporter ATP-binding protein produces the protein MTSAIEGTLPAIELIGIDKRFGAVHANKDVSLSIAQGSIHGIIGENGAGKSTLMSILFGFYQADKGEIKVRGEPVKIKNSTSAIAHGIGMVHQHFMLVDTFTVLENVILGAEGGRLIGPALAKARTDLKHLAEEYEMDVDPDAIVGELPVGLQQRVEILKALYKGANVLILDEPTGVLTPDEADHLFRILGQLRDQGKTVIFITHKLREIMAITDHVSVMRRGEVVADFETKNTNVGELAEAMVGRSVLLRVEKTPSTPGEVVLECKNVTWRDKKNVARVDNVSLTVRKGEIVGIAGVSGNGQSELLDVITGIAKATTGQIIFEGEDITALNDPRILRDRGMAHVPEDRHHRGLITSFSAAESAILGWQHNPALGKGFRLDHQTVINQTRKQMEEFDVRPADPMLKSAKFSGGNQQKIILAREIGSNPDLLIVGQPTRGVDIGAIEFIHRRLIQLRDQGKAILLVSVELDEIRSLSDRILVMFAGRIMGERGPDVDERECGLLMAGVSQEAA, from the coding sequence ATGACATCCGCCATCGAAGGCACCTTACCTGCGATTGAACTGATCGGCATCGACAAGCGCTTTGGCGCGGTGCATGCCAACAAGGATGTTTCGCTGTCGATCGCGCAAGGCTCGATCCACGGCATTATCGGTGAAAATGGCGCGGGCAAATCCACCCTGATGTCGATCCTGTTCGGTTTCTACCAAGCCGACAAGGGCGAAATCAAAGTGCGCGGCGAGCCCGTCAAGATCAAGAATTCCACCAGCGCCATCGCCCATGGCATTGGCATGGTGCATCAGCATTTCATGCTGGTCGATACATTCACTGTTCTGGAAAATGTAATCCTTGGTGCCGAAGGCGGCCGCCTGATCGGCCCGGCACTGGCCAAGGCCCGCACTGATCTCAAGCACCTCGCTGAAGAATATGAAATGGATGTCGATCCCGATGCGATTGTCGGCGAGCTTCCAGTGGGCCTGCAGCAGCGGGTGGAAATCCTCAAGGCGTTGTACAAGGGCGCCAATGTTCTGATCCTCGACGAACCCACCGGTGTGCTGACACCGGATGAAGCTGATCATCTGTTTCGCATCCTGGGCCAGCTGCGCGACCAGGGCAAAACCGTGATCTTCATCACCCACAAGCTGCGCGAGATCATGGCGATCACCGATCATGTGTCGGTGATGCGGCGCGGTGAGGTGGTGGCCGATTTTGAAACCAAGAACACCAATGTCGGCGAGCTGGCGGAAGCGATGGTGGGCCGCAGCGTTTTGCTGCGCGTCGAGAAAACGCCATCCACCCCCGGCGAAGTGGTGCTGGAATGCAAGAACGTGACCTGGCGCGACAAGAAGAATGTGGCGCGCGTGGACAATGTGTCGCTCACCGTGCGCAAGGGTGAGATTGTGGGCATTGCCGGCGTGTCGGGCAATGGCCAATCGGAATTGCTGGATGTGATCACCGGCATCGCCAAGGCCACAACCGGCCAGATCATTTTTGAAGGCGAAGACATTACGGCGCTCAACGACCCGCGCATCCTGCGGGACCGTGGCATGGCGCATGTGCCGGAAGACCGGCACCACCGCGGACTGATCACGTCTTTCAGTGCGGCAGAGAGCGCCATTCTCGGTTGGCAGCACAATCCGGCTTTGGGAAAGGGGTTCCGCCTCGACCATCAGACTGTGATCAACCAGACGCGCAAGCAGATGGAAGAGTTCGATGTGCGCCCCGCTGATCCGATGCTGAAGAGTGCGAAATTCTCTGGCGGCAACCAGCAGAAAATCATTCTGGCCCGCGAGATCGGTTCCAACCCTGATCTGCTGATCGTGGGCCAGCCCACGCGCGGTGTGGATATCGGCGCCATTGAATTCATTCACCGCCGCCTGATCCAATTGCGCGACCAGGGCAAGGCGATCCTGCTTGTCTCGGTGGAGCTGGACGAAATCCGCTCGCTGTCGGACCGCATTCTGGTGATGTTCGCCGGCCGCATCATGGGCGAGCGCGGACCTGATGTGGATGAGCGCGAATGCGGGCTTCTCATGGCTGGCGTCAGCCAGGAGGCGGCATGA
- a CDS encoding ABC transporter permease — protein sequence MDFSLAPEILSSTIRMSVPLILACMAGLWSERAGIVDIGLEGKMLAAAFLSASVAAFSGSAWIGLLAGVGISVFFALVHGYASINQRGNQVISGLGINFIAAGLAVVIGHSWFKQGGRTPQLEGAARFSPIDFPGRDALFAMDGIGRYARILLDHTILTYVALAVVPLSAWVLARTRFGLRLRAVGENPQAVDTAGISVARLRYEAVVIAGVLCGVAGVYLSTALQTSFVRDMTGGRGYLALTALIFANWRAWPALFACLLFGFLQAIANFMQGAHFFGIDIPVQVFNSLPYVMTIVLLAGFIGKSTPPKASGIPYTKDR from the coding sequence ATGGATTTCTCCCTCGCGCCTGAAATTCTCTCTTCCACCATCCGCATGTCAGTGCCGCTGATCCTCGCTTGCATGGCAGGCCTGTGGAGCGAACGTGCCGGTATCGTGGATATTGGCCTTGAAGGCAAGATGCTGGCGGCGGCGTTTCTTTCGGCATCGGTTGCAGCCTTCAGCGGCTCGGCCTGGATTGGTTTGCTGGCGGGCGTTGGCATTTCAGTCTTCTTCGCTCTCGTGCATGGCTATGCCTCGATCAACCAGCGCGGCAATCAGGTGATCTCCGGCCTCGGCATCAATTTCATCGCTGCGGGCCTTGCAGTGGTGATTGGGCACAGCTGGTTCAAACAGGGCGGGCGCACGCCGCAGCTGGAAGGCGCTGCGCGCTTTTCGCCGATCGATTTTCCGGGGCGAGATGCGCTGTTTGCGATGGACGGTATTGGCCGTTATGCGCGCATCCTGCTCGATCATACGATCCTCACTTATGTGGCACTCGCGGTGGTGCCACTCTCCGCCTGGGTCTTGGCCCGCACCCGCTTTGGCTTGCGCCTGCGCGCGGTAGGTGAAAATCCGCAAGCCGTCGATACGGCAGGTATCTCCGTGGCGCGTTTGCGTTATGAAGCGGTGGTCATTGCCGGCGTGCTGTGCGGCGTTGCCGGCGTCTATCTTTCGACAGCTTTGCAAACCAGTTTCGTGCGCGACATGACAGGCGGGCGTGGCTATCTCGCCCTCACCGCGTTGATCTTCGCCAATTGGCGCGCCTGGCCGGCTCTGTTTGCCTGCCTGCTGTTCGGCTTCCTGCAGGCCATCGCCAATTTCATGCAGGGCGCGCATTTCTTCGGCATTGATATTCCGGTGCAGGTCTTCAACTCGCTGCCCTATGTGATGACGATTGTACTGCTGGCGGGCTTCATCGGCAAGTCCACGCCACCCAAGGCTTCCGGGATTCCTTATACAAAGGACAGATGA
- a CDS encoding purine-nucleoside phosphorylase produces the protein MSDLKSKLGSHRPKVAIILGSALGSVVDAVQDATDIPYTDLSGFPVPKISGHAGKVVLGKIGGKGVAVLAGRSHAYEGGNAAVMRPALEQLKDAGIETLILTNAAGSLKTSMKPGSLMLITDHINYSGMNPLIGQNGDENFVPMTNAYDPALRKAFLAAAKKEKIAIKQGVYCWYSGPSFETPAEIRMFQIIGGTAVGMSTAPETIIARRLGLKVAAISTITNLAAGIKGASPSHEETKREGMKAAGHMQKLLTRFFKDLE, from the coding sequence ATGAGCGATCTGAAATCCAAACTTGGTTCGCATCGGCCCAAGGTTGCCATCATCCTCGGCTCGGCCTTGGGGTCGGTGGTGGATGCGGTGCAGGACGCGACGGATATTCCGTACACTGATCTTTCTGGCTTTCCGGTGCCGAAGATTTCCGGCCATGCTGGCAAGGTGGTGCTGGGCAAGATCGGCGGCAAGGGCGTCGCCGTGCTGGCCGGGCGATCGCATGCTTATGAAGGTGGCAATGCTGCCGTGATGCGCCCGGCGTTGGAACAGCTGAAGGATGCCGGCATTGAGACGCTGATCCTCACCAATGCCGCAGGCTCGCTGAAAACTTCGATGAAGCCCGGCTCGCTGATGCTGATTACCGACCACATCAATTATTCCGGCATGAATCCTTTGATCGGCCAGAATGGCGATGAGAATTTCGTGCCGATGACCAATGCTTATGACCCCGCTCTGCGCAAAGCCTTCCTCGCTGCGGCAAAGAAGGAAAAGATCGCGATCAAGCAAGGTGTCTATTGCTGGTATTCCGGGCCTTCGTTTGAAACGCCGGCGGAAATCCGCATGTTCCAGATCATCGGCGGCACGGCGGTTGGCATGTCGACAGCACCCGAAACCATCATCGCGCGCCGCCTCGGCCTGAAGGTCGCTGCGATTTCGACGATCACCAATCTGGCTGCAGGCATCAAGGGCGCATCGCCCAGTCACGAAGAAACCAAGCGCGAAGGCATGAAGGCCGCCGGCCATATGCAAAAGCTGCTCACACGCTTCTTCAAGGATCTGGAATAA
- a CDS encoding DUF1150 family protein: protein MENKSHTTVSPEQLQAIGAGLMAYVKPMDAEDASRLLGQTIKIAPGEQLFGLFNANGAPISISQSIEDAVGSALEHELMPSIVN from the coding sequence ATGGAAAACAAATCTCACACGACAGTCAGCCCCGAACAGCTTCAGGCCATTGGCGCAGGCCTCATGGCCTATGTGAAACCGATGGATGCCGAGGACGCTTCGCGCCTCCTGGGACAGACCATCAAGATCGCGCCCGGCGAGCAGCTTTTCGGCCTTTTCAACGCCAATGGCGCGCCGATTTCGATCTCGCAATCGATTGAGGATGCCGTGGGCAGCGCGCTCGAGCACGAGCTCATGCCCTCAATAGTGAACTAA
- a CDS encoding NAD-dependent epimerase/dehydratase family protein: MEKNILIVGYGPVGAETAEQLKARDYKVTVAQRRSPKDLSDGLAFTPCDVLDRASVMSAFKGKDQVVISIGFAYDGKVWMKSWPLAMGNILAAAEATGARVVFIDNLYMYGPQDKPLTEDMPLTSFGAKPSTRSVITRMWQDAADAGAVKFAALRAPDFYGPGVSLSHFSNDVFNAIGDGKPAQLVMKPDLPHAFAYVPDIARAAVTLLEAPDADFGQAWHVPCAPVKTPRQMLGIAAQALGTKLRIQALPLALIPVIGVFVPMLRAITEMRFLFDRPYEVNADKFAKRFWGNATPFEVGIPKTALAARK, encoded by the coding sequence ATGGAAAAGAACATTCTGATTGTGGGCTACGGCCCGGTAGGCGCTGAAACTGCTGAACAGCTGAAGGCCAGGGATTACAAGGTCACCGTCGCCCAGCGCCGCAGCCCCAAGGATCTGTCCGATGGCCTGGCCTTCACGCCCTGCGATGTGCTGGACCGCGCCTCGGTGATGAGCGCCTTCAAGGGCAAGGATCAGGTCGTGATCTCGATCGGCTTTGCCTATGACGGCAAAGTGTGGATGAAATCCTGGCCGCTGGCGATGGGCAACATTCTGGCCGCCGCCGAAGCCACCGGTGCCCGCGTGGTGTTCATCGACAATCTTTACATGTATGGCCCGCAGGATAAGCCACTGACCGAAGACATGCCGCTGACCAGCTTTGGCGCCAAGCCTTCCACCCGTTCGGTGATCACCCGCATGTGGCAGGATGCTGCAGATGCTGGTGCGGTGAAATTCGCCGCCTTGCGCGCCCCGGATTTCTACGGCCCCGGCGTGTCGCTCTCGCATTTCAGCAATGATGTGTTCAACGCCATTGGCGATGGCAAACCCGCGCAACTGGTGATGAAGCCTGACCTGCCGCATGCTTTTGCCTATGTGCCGGACATTGCGCGCGCTGCCGTCACTTTGCTGGAAGCGCCGGATGCAGATTTCGGGCAGGCCTGGCATGTGCCCTGCGCCCCGGTCAAAACCCCGCGCCAGATGCTGGGCATCGCGGCGCAGGCACTGGGCACCAAGCTGCGCATCCAGGCGCTGCCGCTGGCCTTGATCCCGGTCATTGGTGTCTTCGTGCCCATGCTGCGCGCCATCACCGAAATGCGCTTCCTGTTCGATCGGCCTTATGAAGTGAATGCCGACAAATTCGCCAAGCGCTTCTGGGGCAATGCCACGCCGTTCGAAGTAGGCATTCCCAAGACAGCGCTGGCGGCGCGAAAATAA
- a CDS encoding LysR family transcriptional regulator, whose protein sequence is MRQVNLNGIDLNLLPPLEALLRLRNVSEAASATGLSQPAMSRTLARLRDVLDDPLLVRVGRQYALTPKASLLQPELHQALQRVSGLFDFSAFDPLQEKRLVRFVGADTHTIQFFPPLVKKMSAEAPGIELSVEPYSPGLFQRMNDGSLDFAFALANTPLPRGLASQPMGQDRLALVMRRGNPAAGSRCTLKQFAKLGHVGVRIFGDGVSEIDRQLAAAGLKREMKLMTPHFMAALATVSQTDLVTTISRAFAEKFAASLDLVVMEPPLTDIELKQTVVYPQLRKDDRFLVWMVAAMQEVARKVYPS, encoded by the coding sequence ATGCGCCAAGTGAATTTGAACGGGATTGACCTGAACCTGCTGCCGCCGCTGGAAGCGCTGCTGAGGCTGCGCAATGTCAGCGAAGCAGCCAGCGCCACCGGCCTCAGCCAGCCGGCGATGAGCCGCACGCTGGCGCGCCTGCGCGATGTGCTGGATGATCCCTTGCTGGTGCGGGTCGGGCGGCAATATGCGCTTACCCCTAAGGCTTCCCTGCTGCAGCCGGAATTGCATCAGGCTTTGCAGCGTGTGTCGGGGTTGTTCGATTTTTCGGCCTTTGATCCGTTGCAGGAAAAGCGGCTGGTGCGGTTTGTGGGGGCGGATACGCATACGATCCAGTTCTTCCCGCCTTTGGTCAAGAAAATGAGCGCGGAAGCGCCGGGGATCGAGCTGTCGGTGGAACCCTATTCGCCCGGCTTGTTCCAGCGGATGAATGACGGTTCCCTCGATTTTGCTTTTGCTTTGGCCAATACCCCGCTGCCGCGCGGCCTGGCCAGCCAGCCCATGGGGCAAGACCGGCTCGCGCTCGTCATGCGGCGCGGGAATCCCGCTGCCGGATCACGCTGCACACTGAAGCAGTTTGCCAAGCTGGGTCATGTGGGGGTGCGGATTTTTGGTGACGGGGTTTCGGAGATTGACCGTCAGCTGGCGGCGGCAGGCTTAAAACGCGAGATGAAATTGATGACGCCGCATTTCATGGCGGCGCTTGCCACTGTCAGCCAGACGGATCTGGTGACCACGATTTCACGGGCCTTTGCGGAGAAATTTGCGGCTTCACTGGATCTGGTTGTGATGGAGCCGCCGTTGACAGATATCGAACTCAAACAAACGGTCGTCTATCCGCAATTGCGGAAGGACGACCGGTTTTTGGTGTGGATGGTTGCGGCCATGCAAGAGGTGGCCCGCAAAGTCTATCCCAGCTGA
- the cdd gene encoding cytidine deaminase has translation MMQDLIDAAKAARAFAHVPYSKFYVGAAMRDEKGRVHAGANIENAAYPQGWCAECTTIGHLIMAGGTKITEVAVMGNGDALCTPCGGCRQKIREFASDDVKIHCCTEEGKLIRTFTLGELLPSSFGPENLA, from the coding sequence ATGATGCAAGACCTGATCGACGCCGCAAAGGCCGCCCGCGCATTCGCGCATGTGCCCTATTCGAAATTCTATGTCGGCGCCGCGATGCGCGATGAAAAAGGCCGCGTGCATGCGGGCGCCAATATCGAGAACGCCGCCTATCCTCAAGGCTGGTGCGCGGAATGCACAACGATCGGCCACCTGATCATGGCCGGTGGCACCAAGATCACTGAGGTCGCAGTGATGGGCAATGGCGATGCGCTGTGCACGCCGTGCGGCGGCTGCCGCCAGAAGATCCGCGAATTTGCGAGCGATGACGTCAAGATTCATTGCTGCACGGAAGAAGGCAAACTGATCCGCACTTTCACATTGGGCGAGTTGCTGCCTTCGAGCTTCGGCCCGGAGAATCTGGCATGA
- a CDS encoding ABC transporter permease produces the protein MSARGELPTWVDIGLIPLLNLTIAFIVAGLVVVVIGENPFRALVIMLDGALGSLKGWSYMFYYATNFIFTGLCVAIAFHAGLFNIGGEGQAYVAGLGAATPGLVIGGALASVLPGTVSTPITLLICLVCSFLVGGFWGWFPGYLQAKRGSHIVITTIMLNYITSSLMVYMINMVFRPVGKMAVESRGIDDAYIMNFREMARLIGVKIPATPLGPVLFLALFSAWAIWYLLWRTRLGYEIRAVGANMEASLYAGIKPAKIIMITMAISGGLAGLMAFHEILGTQHRLVLEYVQGAGFVGIGVALMGRSHPVGIVLAALLFGLLYQGGTELSFAIPTISRDMVVVIQGLVILFMGALEQTFRPYLSAIFAKMED, from the coding sequence ATGAGCGCGCGCGGTGAACTTCCGACCTGGGTTGATATCGGCCTCATCCCGCTGCTGAACCTCACGATTGCCTTCATCGTCGCTGGACTCGTCGTGGTGGTGATTGGGGAGAACCCGTTCCGCGCTTTGGTGATCATGCTCGACGGCGCCTTAGGCTCGCTCAAGGGCTGGTCCTATATGTTCTACTACGCCACCAATTTCATCTTCACGGGATTGTGCGTAGCGATTGCCTTTCATGCCGGGCTGTTCAATATCGGCGGTGAAGGCCAGGCCTATGTGGCGGGCCTTGGTGCAGCCACGCCCGGACTGGTGATCGGCGGCGCGCTGGCTTCGGTACTTCCGGGCACGGTTTCCACGCCCATCACGCTGCTCATCTGCCTCGTTTGTAGCTTCCTGGTCGGTGGATTCTGGGGCTGGTTCCCGGGCTATCTGCAGGCCAAGCGCGGCAGCCATATTGTGATCACCACCATCATGCTGAATTACATCACCTCCAGCCTGATGGTTTACATGATCAACATGGTGTTCCGCCCCGTCGGCAAGATGGCGGTGGAAAGCCGCGGCATCGATGATGCTTACATCATGAACTTCCGCGAAATGGCCCGCCTGATCGGGGTGAAAATTCCGGCAACACCGCTGGGGCCTGTGCTGTTCCTCGCGCTGTTTTCGGCTTGGGCCATTTGGTATCTGCTGTGGCGCACGCGGCTGGGTTATGAAATCCGCGCGGTGGGGGCCAATATGGAAGCTTCGCTCTATGCGGGCATCAAGCCGGCCAAGATCATCATGATCACCATGGCGATTTCCGGCGGGCTCGCGGGCCTCATGGCCTTCCATGAAATCCTCGGCACACAGCACCGGCTGGTGCTGGAATATGTGCAAGGCGCAGGCTTTGTCGGAATCGGCGTGGCGCTGATGGGCCGCTCACATCCTGTGGGCATCGTGCTGGCCGCGCTTTTGTTCGGCCTGCTTTATCAGGGCGGCACTGAACTCTCTTTCGCCATCCCTACGATCTCGCGAGACATGGTGGTGGTGATCCAGGGCCTGGTCATTCTGTTCATGGGTGCGTTGGAGCAGACGTTCCGGCCCTATCTCAGTGCAATCTTCGCGAAGATGGAGGACTAA
- a CDS encoding BMP family lipoprotein produces the protein MIKSLLSAAALSTVLASAAFAADAGPAIVFDIGGKFDKSFNESMFNGAEKFKTETGTAYGEFEIANEAQREQAIRNFAEKGNSPIIAAGFAQAEALTKVAKEYPDLKFAIIDMVVDLPNVESIVFKEHEGSYLVGVLAAEASKTGKVGFVGGMDIPLISKFGCGYAQGVKADKKDATVFQNMTGDTGAAWNDPVKGGEITKGQMAKGADVVFAAAGATGIGVLQAAADGGALSIGVDANQNYLHPGKVLTSMVKHVDVAVYNIMKEGNAGFKPGIQALGLKEGGVDYAMDDNNKPLVTDAMKAKVEAAKADIIAGKTEVHDFTADNKCPVE, from the coding sequence ATGATCAAATCATTGCTTTCAGCGGCAGCACTTTCCACCGTTCTGGCCTCGGCGGCCTTCGCGGCGGATGCTGGCCCGGCCATCGTTTTCGACATCGGCGGCAAGTTCGACAAGTCGTTCAATGAATCGATGTTCAACGGCGCAGAAAAGTTCAAGACCGAAACCGGCACGGCTTATGGCGAATTCGAAATCGCCAATGAAGCCCAGCGCGAACAGGCGATCCGCAATTTTGCCGAAAAGGGCAATTCGCCGATCATCGCCGCTGGCTTTGCCCAGGCCGAAGCGTTGACCAAAGTGGCCAAGGAATATCCGGACCTGAAGTTCGCGATCATCGACATGGTTGTTGATCTGCCGAATGTGGAATCGATCGTATTCAAGGAACATGAAGGTTCCTACCTCGTCGGCGTTCTGGCTGCTGAAGCCTCAAAGACCGGCAAGGTCGGTTTCGTCGGCGGCATGGACATTCCGCTGATCAGCAAGTTCGGCTGCGGCTATGCCCAAGGCGTGAAGGCTGACAAGAAGGACGCAACCGTATTCCAGAACATGACCGGTGATACCGGTGCGGCCTGGAACGACCCGGTGAAGGGTGGCGAAATCACCAAGGGCCAGATGGCCAAGGGTGCTGACGTGGTGTTTGCTGCGGCAGGTGCCACCGGCATCGGCGTGCTGCAGGCTGCGGCTGACGGTGGTGCGCTCTCCATCGGCGTGGACGCCAACCAGAACTATCTGCATCCCGGCAAGGTCTTGACCTCGATGGTCAAGCATGTCGACGTTGCCGTCTATAACATCATGAAAGAAGGCAATGCCGGCTTCAAGCCAGGCATCCAGGCGCTTGGCCTCAAAGAGGGCGGCGTGGACTATGCCATGGACGACAACAACAAGCCGCTGGTGACCGACGCCATGAAGGCCAAGGTGGAAGCCGCCAAGGCCGACATCATTGCCGGCAAGACCGAAGTTCATGACTTCACCGCCGACAACAAGTGCCCGGTTGAATAA